One Varibaculum prostatecancerukia genomic window, GGATCGGCGGGGAACAGTTCCAGTAGGTCATCGCGAAGCACGGCAGTACAAGAGGGTTCGATCCCCACGATCGGGATACCGTTGGCGGCCGGGGGCGCCAGGCGTTCTAGCAATTTTTCTAGGTGGTGGCGTGCGCCTTTTAGTTGCCCGGTGGTAATCCAGGTCAGGCCGCAACAGGTATCTGGCGGTGCTAAAAACACTTGCCATCCCGCATCGCTAAGTAGCTTGATGGCGGCTTTTACCCCGCGCTGATCTAGTCCCCGAGAAAAAGAATCCGCCCAGATAACCACAGATTTGGGAGTTGAAAGCGCGGCCTGGCGGGTCCGCTTTCCCGCTTGAGCTGCAATTTCTTTGGTCGATATCATCCCAGGTTTTCTGGAATAGTCCTGTCCCCAGGGGGATATCTCTGATTTTTTCGGCCACAGCTGGCGGTTCGGATACTGCTTTTCGAGGGGGCGAGTGGCAAAACGAGGAAGCGCGCGGGAAGTATCCAAGTGAAGCAGCTTCAGTGTCGCCTGGACGAGCGGATGAATCTTGGTAGCCAGATTCGCTAACTGCGCGGCTCCCGGTATTTTTGCCATTAGTTGCAGCCACCGAGGCAACCACCCCAGGGCATAATGCGAGAGTGGACGAAGCCGACCCTGGTAACGCCGGAACAGGGTTTCACTGCGCCACTTGGCCATATCTACCCCGGCAGGACAGTCCGCGGAACAAGCCTTGCAGGCCAGACACAAATCGAGCACCTGCCAAATCTCGGGGTCGGATAGATTGTGAATCAACCCCCCATTGGTGGCTTCTTGGAGGATGCGCGCCCTACCGCGAGTAGCGTCCTGTTCACGTCCACTCGCCTGGAAGGAGGGACACATGAATCCGCCAGCACCGCTGTTATCGGCGCGGCATTTTCCTACCCCAGTGCAACGATGAAAAGCGTCGGTGAGGCTACCGGCGTCCGCGTTAAAGGCAAATCCTTCCCTACGCGCGTTGAGGGCGCGCGCCTGGGCGCGCCGTACGTTTTCCTCTACCCCGTCTGGGCCAGCCGGGCCGGTCAAAATCCCGGGATTCATCAGATTCTTAGGGTCGAATAGGGCTTTTACCTGAGCAAATAAATCCACAGCCTGCTGGGAGTACATTTTCGGCAGCAGCTGAGAGCGCGCCCGGCCATCCCCGTGTTCCCCGGAAATCGAGCCCCCATATTTTCCAACCAGGTCGGCGGCAGCGAACAAGAAGTCTCGCGATTTCCCTAGCCCGGCGGCGCTCCCGAGCGGCATATTTAGCCGCACATGCACGCATCCGTCCCCGAAATGTCCGTAAAGCAGTCCGTCTAACCCGAAGCGATCCAGAAGCTTTTGAAAATCCTGCAGATAGGCGGCCAAATTTTCGGGCGGTACCGCCGCATCCTCCCAACCAGGCCAGGCCTGATCCCCCTGGGGAGTACGTCCCCCGAGTCCGGCACCATCTGCACGGATCCTCCAAATAGCAGCCGCATCAGCTCCCGGAGGATAAATCATTACCGCATCCCCGATAGCCCCGGAGGCGGCCGCCAGTTCCCGAGCCCGCTGCAAGGTCGCATCCTCATCTAGGCCTTCCCCGCCCACCTCGCATAGCAGCCAGCCGCTGCCTTTAGGTAAATCCGGGACTGCCCCTGGGCCTTTATGCTGGCGCACCACTTCCACTAGCCTGGCATCCATCCCTTCCACTGCCAGTGGCTTTAGGGGAAGAATCTTCGGCACAGCAGCGGCAGCCGCAATCATATCCGGGAAACCTAGCGCCACCAGCACGGGAGCTTTAGGAAGAGGGACGAGGCGCACGGTCGCCTGAGTGATTACCCCCAGAGTACCCTCGGTTCCAGACAAGAAAGGTGCCAGGGCGGAGCCGTTTTCGGGTAGCAGGTGCTCCAGGGAATAACCGGAAACTTGGCGCCCAAAGCGCCCAAACTCTCTGCGGATAGTAGCCAGATTAGCTGCTACCAGGGATTTTAATCCCGGGATTTGTTGGATTTGTTCGTCCGGCTGCGGAATATCTTGCGGGGTTTCTGGCAAGTCTTGTGGGGTTTGCCCAGCGATAATCTCGCGTCCTAAGCCGTCGATTAGCTGCAATTCTAAAACATTATCTGAAGTGCGCCCATAGGCGGTAGCGTGCGGGCCGCAGGCATTATTGCCAATCATCCCGCCAATAGTGCAACGCGAGGAAGTAGAGGGATCGGGCCCGAATCGCAAGCCATAAGGTGCCGCAGCCTGCTGCAACTGGGCTTGCACCACCCCCGGTTCTACAATCGCGTAGCGTTTTTCGGGATCAATTTTTATGATCCGATTCAGATGGCGAGAGTAGTCGATTATCAGTCCGGGGCCGATGGCATTTCCAGCACAGGAAGTACCCGCCCCCCGCGCAGTCACCGGTATCTGGCATTCCCGTGCCGCTCGTAGCAATACCCGCAGGTCATCTTGATCTTTCGGGCAGGCAATAACTTTAGGAGGAATCCGGTAGTTCGAAGAATCGGTAGCGTAAACGGCACGGTCGGCGCGGGAATCTAAGACTTCCCCCCGAAATTTTTCTCGCAAGAGAGAACGAAAGGTGTGGTAATCACCTGCCCCGATAGCCATAACTCACCTTTCCTTGCTTTTACCGTTAATCTTATCTGTTCCCCGCTTCGCCCCTAAAACCTATTAGTGTCAGAATTGTTTATTTCTGACACTTAGGGGGTTTGTCGCTGACACTTACCGCATTTGCCCAAGTGGATGTCACCGCTCAACTGTCAGCGCACGCCGCTCACTGGCCAGAGATAAAGCCAAAGTGAGCAGACACAGAAAATACGCGAAAATTCTATAGGCGGGCAATGCATTAAAAATACCCAGGAACTCTAGCGCTACCAGGCAGTAGCTATAGATCGCTGCCCAGAAAACAAATATTGTCCAGTCTTTGAGTTCCTTAAAAGTAAGACTCGTTTTCTTAGCTACTAGGTGGCACAGCAAAATTACGAAAATAAAGCCCCAGAGCAGCAGGAAGGTTATGGGGGCGAACCACTCATCGGTTAGTTCATTGAGTTTTAAGGACGCGGCGGAAGCGATTCCTACGAAAGCCACGCCTGCCAGACCGATAGCTAGGGTAACCACTGCATTTAAGGGTTTTGACCTTGATCCGGGCCGGCGCTGCCAATAGCGCTGGTTCAGATAGACAATCATCGGAGTTTCAAATAGATAGCCCAAGAAGTTCACCCATATTACACTCATGAACATATGGTGGTTGATGGCCAAGGTAACTGGACGCCCTTCCCAAATCCAAAATCCTCCGTTTAGCCTGATCGCCGCCACGTCCAGGAGAAGATCCATTGAAACCACTAGCCAGCCGGCTAGCAGAGCCGTCAGCACCCGCGATAACCTGATTTTTTTCGCAAGTCTAAGCGCTGCAACTGCTACCCCGCCCCACATTAGACCCCCAAAGAAAGGGAACTGGTTGGGAGCCCAACCAATGCTAATAAAATACTGTGAACTGTAGTGATAGATTCCAGTAAGCCTAACTGCCAGCAATTCGAGGATGTAACCTGCGAGTGCCGCCGAGAAAAACAGGCTCAACTCATCGAAGTTTTTCTTTCTTAGAATGTCGATAACCAACACCGACGTAATCAGGTAACAGATAATTTCGAAGCTGTTAATCCAATTCACCATGTCCACCTCCTAAAACGAGTCTAGAGAAAAACTCGTGCGGAGGTATTGCTCTCACCCATCTCTGCCACCGCTCACCCGAAAAGCAATTAGGGGTATTGGGGTGAGCTCGCCCCTACCCGTGGCTACCTAAAAAGATAAAAGGGGGTCGGCGGGAAAATCCCGCCGACCCCCAGGGGTGTTATGAAAATAGACTAGGGTACGGCTGCCGAGTACCTCTGCCCGCCAGGGCGGGGAAACTAGACGCCACCACTTTCAGAATAACAGCTGTCAGCGGTAATAAACGTCTATTTACTCAGCAAATAGCCATTAAGAGCGCCCGACCACCCACTTTTGGCAACCAGGCATCACCCTTAGTCGTCCTCTAGGCAGTGGCGTCCTCTCCGGACCCCTGAATGTTTTCCAAAGCCACCACGCGACCCGCCTCTAGGCGTGCCACTGCTACCCGGAAGGGCGAGCAAGACACGTAGTCTAAGCCGGCCTTGTGGAAGAAGTGGATTGACTCCGGATCTCCACCATGCTCACCACAAATACCCAGTTTAATTCCGGGATTGGTGGAACGACCGCGAGTTACCCCCTCGTTCACCAAGCGACCTACGCCGTGAGTGTCGATGGTTTCAAACGGGGAAGTCCCGAACACGCCCTCTTCGATGTACTCGGGGAAGAAAACTCCCTCGCAGTCATCGCGAGAGAATCCCCAAGTGGTTTGGGTTAGGTCGTTAGTGCCGAAGCTGAAGAAGTCAGCTTCTTTCGCCAAAGACTCGGCGGTGATCGCTGCCCGCGGCAACTCAATCATGCAGCCAATCGGAATATCTAAGGTAACTCCGGCAGCCTCGCAAACCTCGGCGATAACTTTTTCGGCGCGGTCACGAATCAGACCGAGTTCGGTAATCGACCCTACCAGCGGAACCATAATCTCTGGGCGAGGATCCAATCCCTGCTTCTTCAGCTCAGCCGCCGCACTCACTAGGGCGCGGATCTGCATCTCAAATAGGCCGGGCATCCAAATGCCCAAACGTACCCCGCGCAGACCCAACATCGGGTTGGCCTCATGCATCCTGCGTACTGCCACCAGCATCCGTTGATCGTCAGGGTTGACCTCACCTTGGGCTTTTTGCAAAGCCACCTTGACTTCCAGACCGGTCAGATCCGGTAGGAACTCGTGCAGCGGCGGGTCAATCAGACGCACCGTCATCGGCTTGCCGTCCATAACTCGCAACATTTCTACGAAGTCCTGTTTTTGCAGCTCGCCTAGCTTATCCAAAGCATCTTCGCGATCGGAAGACCCCTCATCGGACAAAATCGCGTGTTCAACCAGCGGGCGACGATCTCCCAGGAACATATGCTCAGTACGGCACAATCCGATCCCGGTAGCTTTAAACTCCACTGCTAGTTTGGCATCCTGCGGGTTATCCGCATTCGCACGAACCTGCAACTTAGCGCGTTCATCCGCCAGCTTTATCATCCGGTCAACGCAATGCACCAGATCTTTCAGATCCTCATCGTTATCGCAGGCTTTCAGGCCGGCTTCTAATCCCCACTCCAGGTAGGTGGTAACCGGAGAATCCTGAACCGGAACATCGCCCTCGAAAACCTCGCCGGTAGCGCCGTCAATCGCGATGACGTCACCTTCGTGGAAGGTTTTGCCATCTACTGTCAAAGTTCCGGCTTCCGCATCAA contains:
- a CDS encoding FAD-binding and (Fe-S)-binding domain-containing protein, with translation MAIGAGDYHTFRSLLREKFRGEVLDSRADRAVYATDSSNYRIPPKVIACPKDQDDLRVLLRAARECQIPVTARGAGTSCAGNAIGPGLIIDYSRHLNRIIKIDPEKRYAIVEPGVVQAQLQQAAAPYGLRFGPDPSTSSRCTIGGMIGNNACGPHATAYGRTSDNVLELQLIDGLGREIIAGQTPQDLPETPQDIPQPDEQIQQIPGLKSLVAANLATIRREFGRFGRQVSGYSLEHLLPENGSALAPFLSGTEGTLGVITQATVRLVPLPKAPVLVALGFPDMIAAAAAVPKILPLKPLAVEGMDARLVEVVRQHKGPGAVPDLPKGSGWLLCEVGGEGLDEDATLQRARELAAASGAIGDAVMIYPPGADAAAIWRIRADGAGLGGRTPQGDQAWPGWEDAAVPPENLAAYLQDFQKLLDRFGLDGLLYGHFGDGCVHVRLNMPLGSAAGLGKSRDFLFAAADLVGKYGGSISGEHGDGRARSQLLPKMYSQQAVDLFAQVKALFDPKNLMNPGILTGPAGPDGVEENVRRAQARALNARREGFAFNADAGSLTDAFHRCTGVGKCRADNSGAGGFMCPSFQASGREQDATRGRARILQEATNGGLIHNLSDPEIWQVLDLCLACKACSADCPAGVDMAKWRSETLFRRYQGRLRPLSHYALGWLPRWLQLMAKIPGAAQLANLATKIHPLVQATLKLLHLDTSRALPRFATRPLEKQYPNRQLWPKKSEISPWGQDYSRKPGMISTKEIAAQAGKRTRQAALSTPKSVVIWADSFSRGLDQRGVKAAIKLLSDAGWQVFLAPPDTCCGLTWITTGQLKGARHHLEKLLERLAPPAANGIPIVGIEPSCTAVLRDDLLELFPADPRALMVSESTFTLAEFIAANCPDLPLPDLTGVSVVAQPHCHHYSVMGWDADRALLEKTGAQVVELQGCCGMAGNFGMEAAHRQMSLAVAEHALLPALKNNPEAIFLADGFSCRTQAETLDGRQGMHLAELLTRGESVAKK
- a CDS encoding carotenoid biosynthesis protein, producing MVNWINSFEIICYLITSVLVIDILRKKNFDELSLFFSAALAGYILELLAVRLTGIYHYSSQYFISIGWAPNQFPFFGGLMWGGVAVAALRLAKKIRLSRVLTALLAGWLVVSMDLLLDVAAIRLNGGFWIWEGRPVTLAINHHMFMSVIWVNFLGYLFETPMIVYLNQRYWQRRPGSRSKPLNAVVTLAIGLAGVAFVGIASAASLKLNELTDEWFAPITFLLLWGFIFVILLCHLVAKKTSLTFKELKDWTIFVFWAAIYSYCLVALEFLGIFNALPAYRIFAYFLCLLTLALSLASERRALTVER